A genomic region of Haliaeetus albicilla chromosome 8, bHalAlb1.1, whole genome shotgun sequence contains the following coding sequences:
- the PRPF38A gene encoding pre-mRNA-splicing factor 38A, with translation MANRTVKDAHSIHGTNPQYLVEKIIRTRIYESKYWKEECFGLTAELVVDKAMELKYVGGVYGGNIKPTPFLCLTLKMLQIQPEKDIIVEFIKNEDFKYVRMLGALYMRLTGTAIDCYKYLEPLYNDYRKIKSQNRNGEFELMHVDEFIDELLHEERVCDIILPRLQKRYVLEEAEQLEPRVSALEEDMDDVESSEEEEEEDEKLERAPSPDHRRRGYRDLDKPRRSPAVRYRRSRSRSPRRRSRSPKRRSPSPRRERHRSKSPRRHRSRSRERRHRSRSKSPGHHRSHRHRSHSKSPERSKKSHKKSRRGNE, from the exons ATGGCGAACCGGACGGTGAAGGACGCGCACAGCATCCACGGCACTAacccgcagtacctggtggaGAAGATCATCCGCACCCGCATCTACGAGTCCAAGTACTGGAAGGAGGAGTGCTTCGGCCTGACGG CCGAGCTGGTGGTGGACAAGGCCATGGAGCTGAAGTACGTGGGGGGCGTCTATGGCGGGAACATTAAGCCTACGCCCTTCTTGTGCTTGACGCTGAAGATGCTGCAGATCCAGCCCGAAAAGGACATCATCGTGGAGTTCATAAAAAACGAGGACTTCAA GTATGTCCGAATGCTTGGTGCGTTGTACATGAGATTGACAGGCACTGCCATTGACTGCTACAAGTATCTTGAACCACTGTACAATGACTATcgaaaaataaaaagtcagaaCAGAAATGGGG aATTTGAACTGATGCATGTGGATGAATTTATTGATGAACTACTCCATGAGGAACGTGTATGCGACATCATTCTGCCTCGATTACAG AAACGATACGTTCTGGAAGAAGCCGAGCAGCTTGAGCCTCGTGTTAGTGCTTTGGAAGAAGACATGGATGATGTAGAATCtagtgaggaggaagaagaggaagatgaaaag CTGGAACGAGCACCCTCTCCTGACCATCGCAGAAGAGGCTACAGAGACCTTGATAAACCTCGCAGATCTCCAGCTGTGCGATACAGGCGGAGCCGAAGCAGGTCTCCAAGAAG GCGAAGCCGCTCTCCAAAGAGAAGAAG TCCATCACCACGCCGGGAGAGGCATCGCAGCAAAAGCCCAAGGCGACACCGGAGCAGATCCAGGGAGAGGCGCCACAGATCAAGATCTAAATCTCCAG GGCATCATCGTAGTCACAGACACAGAAGTCATTCCAAATCACCTGAAAG atcTAAGAAAAGTCACAAGAAGAGTCGGCGAGGAAATGAATAA